From the genome of Candidatus Eisenbacteria bacterium:
CCGCGCGGCGACGCTGGTGGTGGCGGGCGAGCACTACGAGCCGGCGGGCACCTACCAGTCGCTCATCGACGCGAACTCGCCGGGCTCGGTGCGGATGATCGATCGCTACATCGCGGACGACGAAGTGGAAGCGCTGTTCAAGGCTGCCGACGTGGTGGTGCTGCCCTATCGCTCGGCCACGCAGAGCGGCGTCACGCACGTGGCGTACGCGCTCGGCGTGCCGGTGATCACGACCGACGTCGGCGGACTCGCGGAAACCGTGAAGCCGGGGGAGACCGGTCTGGTGGCGCCGCCCGAGAATCCCGCAGCACTCGCGGAAGCCATCCAACGCTTCTTCGCCGAGCGGCTCGGGCCCCGGCTGCGCGAGGGCGTGCGCGCCCTGCAGGCCGAGCACTCGTGGGAGGTGCTCGCGAACGAGGTGTTGGCGCTCGGTGACACGCTCGCACCCACGCGAGGATGGCGATGACCGGGACCGCTCGCACCGCGCGCTGGATCGCGATCGCCGCATTTCTGATCTATGCCGCGACCGGCGGAGGACGAATCGTCGGAAGCGATGAGGTCACCATGCTCGAGCTCTCGCGTGCCCTGATGCGCGGCGGCGTGGCGGTGCCCGAGGGTGCCACGCTGGCGGGCCGCGACGGCCGCTTCTATACCAAGAACAGCGCCCTGCAGGCGGTGGTCGCGCTGCCGCTGGTCGCGATCGGTGATGGCGCGGCGCAGCTCGCGGGACTGCCACCGGCGAGGCGCGAGCTGGCCGCCCGCTGTGTCGCCTCGCTCCTCAATGCGTTGATTGCCGCGCTGCTGCTCGCGGCGTTCTACGTGGCCGCACGCCGCTTCGGGATTCGAGCCCCCGCGGCACTCGCGGGGGTGGCATTGCTCGGCTTCACGACCCCGCTGTGGGTGTATGCGAAGAGCTTCATGGCCGAACCCCTGCAGGCGCTCGGAGTGCTGCTGGCGCTGGCCGGCGCGTCGTTCGCGGACGAACCGCGGTGGCGTCGTGCGGGCGGCGTCGGTGTGTTCCTCGCCGTCGGTGCCAAGCTCAGCATGCTGCCGTTCGCGCTGGTGGCGCTGCTGCCGCTGCGCGCACAGGCGCCGCAGCGCTGGCTGCCGTTCGCGATCGGACTCGGGAGCGCGCTGCTCGCGCACCTCGGCTACAACGTTGCGCGCTTCGGCACGCCACTCGAGACCGGCTACGGCGCGCAGGCGAGCTTCGCGGCGTACACGACGCCGCTATGGGTCGGCGTCTACGGACTCTTGCTGTCGTCGGGTAAGGGCGTGATGTGGTTCGCACCGGCGCTGTGGCTGCTGCCCGGCGCGTGGCGCAAACTGCACCGTCCGCACGACGAAGCGCGTCACGAGCCCAGTCGCTTTCAGCGCGCGCTACGAGGGCTCGCGCGATTCCTGCCGCGAGGGTGGAGGCCGAGCGAGTCCGAGGTCGTTGTCGAGCATCGCTTCGACGACCTGCGGCGCGCGGCGCCTGCGATCGCGGGCATGGCGGCGATGGCGCTGCTGCTGTACGGCACCTTCGAGCACTGGGCGGGCGATGGTTCGTTCGGCCCCCGCTATCTGGTGCCGTTGTTGCCGGTCGCTTTCCTGCTGGTGGCGTTCGGTCTGCAACACCCCTCGCGCGCGCGGCGTCGCGCGGCGCAGTGGCTCGCGCTGGCGGGCCTGCTGGTTCAGCTCGGCGGCGTGGGAATCCACTTCGGGGCGCAGATGCGGTCGGCCGGCGACTATCCGTATCGACTTGCGCTCTCGGATCCACGATTCATGAGCGACGCGCACTTCAATCCCAGGTTCTCGCCGATTCTCGGCCACTGGCGTCTGTTGATCGCGAATGCCTCGGCCGAAGCACGCGGCGATGCGCCGCGGCTCGAGCTCTCGGCCGCCGCACCGGCGGCCATCGACTCGAGTGCGGCGGCGCCGCCCGGACGCCTCGGGGTGAGCGCGGTCGATCAGGCCCAACTGCTGCGTGCGCTCGACTTCTGGTGGACCTACGCCGCCTACGCCGGCCTCCCGCGGCTGCCACTGCAGGCCGTCGCGCTTCTGCTGCTCGCCTTCGGACTCGCCGCGGCCCTGCGGGCACGTGTCGCCGCCCGGCGGGAAGCATGAGTTCCGCGTCCGCCGCGCCGCAGGCTTCGCGAACGCTCTGGTCACTGGTGCTCAACTGGAACGGACTTGCTGACACGCGGCGCCTGCTGCCGAGCCTGCTCGCGTGTCGCATGCCGGCCGGCTGGCGCCATCACCTGCTGGTGATCGACAACGGCTCGACCGATGGTTCGGTCGCGACGCTACGAACCGAGTTCCGAGACGTCGAGTGGCTCGAGCTGCCCGACAATCGAATGTTCGCGGGCGGTAACAACGCCGGGCTCTCGCACGCGCTTGCGCACGGCGCCGACGCCGTGATGCTGATCAACAACGACACTCAGGCCGATCCGGGACTCTGCGAGCACCTGCTGCTGGCACTCGAGCAGGAGCCGCGCGCCGGGGCGGCCGCGCCGCTGATCTACTTCGGTGCCCCGACGCGCCGCATCTGGTACGCGGGCGGGCGTTGCCTTCCAGCACTCGGACACGCCTCGCACCGCGGGCTCCGAGCACTCGATGAAGGGCAGTGGCGCGTGGTCGAAGACACCGGCTACTGCACCGGCTGTTGCGTGGTGGCGCTGCGCGCGGTGTGGGAGCAGGTCGGAGGCCTCGACGAGAGGTACTACCTCTACGCCGAGGACGCGGACTGGTCGCTGCGCGTGCGGGCCGCAGGCTTGCGCCTGCTGTTCGTGCCGACCGCGCGGCTGTGGCACGAAGTCTCCGCCTCATCGGGGGCCTCGAGCCCGTGGAAGATCTATCAGCGCCTGCGCGCGAACTGGCGATTGTTCGCGACGCACTCCCGTGGCCTCGGCGCACTCACCTGGCTGCCCGCATTCCTCGCGCAGCAGGTGGTGCTGGCGGCCTGGCTCGCAGCCCGCGGTCACCTGGCAGCCGCCCTCGCAGTGCCGCGTGCGCTGTTCGATGCCGTGCGCGGTCGCTCGCCTCGCGAGGTCAAGCCGTGAGCGCCGCCTGGATTCGCATGCCCGAGCGCGGGGCCGGCGAGCCGCCGCTGTTCGTGCGCGAGCTGGTGGCGGCCGCACCCGCCGGTGCGCACGTGCTCGACGCCGGCTGCGGGCCCGGTTCGTGGGACTATCCGAGCCGCCCCGACTTCGCCATTACCGGTTTCGACGTCAAGTTCCCGCCCGGCCCGCCGACTCGGGCGCCGAATGTGAATGTCTTTCGCGGCGACCTGGCGCGACTGCCGCTACGCGATGGCCGATTCGACCTCACGGTGTGCCACTACGTGCTCGAGCACGTCACCGAGCTCGCGCCTTGTTGCGACGAGCTGGTGCGGGTCACGAAACCGGACGGCACGCTGTACCTGTCGGTGCCGCGCGCGGCC
Proteins encoded in this window:
- a CDS encoding glycosyltransferase family 2 protein, whose product is MSSASAAPQASRTLWSLVLNWNGLADTRRLLPSLLACRMPAGWRHHLLVIDNGSTDGSVATLRTEFRDVEWLELPDNRMFAGGNNAGLSHALAHGADAVMLINNDTQADPGLCEHLLLALEQEPRAGAAAPLIYFGAPTRRIWYAGGRCLPALGHASHRGLRALDEGQWRVVEDTGYCTGCCVVALRAVWEQVGGLDERYYLYAEDADWSLRVRAAGLRLLFVPTARLWHEVSASSGASSPWKIYQRLRANWRLFATHSRGLGALTWLPAFLAQQVVLAAWLAARGHLAAALAVPRALFDAVRGRSPREVKP